A single window of Anopheles moucheti chromosome 2, idAnoMoucSN_F20_07, whole genome shotgun sequence DNA harbors:
- the LOC128299648 gene encoding uncharacterized protein LOC128299648: protein MTWKRPENVPYPSVWHTFEAKDTESERLVTYRVQDLPEERFEEAIAHMLEHFVYDEPTCRAKNIVGEKQSVDEIADLWREFVKLRLVLVCFKEGSDEIAGMNMLYISQQSDKEEYQCKGKIWKCIYDLVDYTMKEANVFERYGVDTYLGAMGLSVAPKYRGRGIATEILRARIPLCKAVGVPLTSTCFTAIGSQVAAAKAGYEETYVVSYDDMTKIDDRFVFPNIATKYVKCMSKRVE from the exons ATGACTTGGAAACGACCGGAAAACGTACCGTATCCATCCGTTTGGCATACATTCGAAGCCAAGGATACGGAAAGCGAGCGGCTGGTTACGTATCGAGTGCAGGACCTGCCGGAGGAACGGTTCGAAGAAGCGATCGCGCACATGCTGGAACATTTCGTGTACGACGAACCGACGTGCCGTGCAAAAA ATATCGTAGGCGAAAAGCAGAGCGTTGATGAGATTGCCGATCTGTGGCGCGAATTCGTCAAACTTCGCCTAGTGCTCGTGTGCTTCAAGGAGGGTAGCGATGAAATTGCGGGCATGAACATGCTGTACATTTCGCAGCAAAGCGATAAGGAAGAGTATCAG TGCAAAggaaaaatatggaaatgCATTTACGATTTGGTCGATTACACGATGAAGGAGGCTAACGTGTTCGAGCGATACGGAGTGGATACATATCTTGGAGCAATGGGGCTGTCGGTGGCTCCCAAGTACCGAGGACGCGGCATTGCTACCGAAATTCTGCGTGCACGAATTCCCCTTTGCAAGGCTGTTGGCGTGCCATTAACATCCACGTGCTTCACAGCGATCGGTTCGCAAGTGGCTGCAGCGAAGGCAGGGTACGAGGAAACGTACGTGGTGTCGTATGATGATATGACTAAAATTGACGATCGTTTCGTCTTCCCGAACATTGCCACAAAGTACGTTAAATGTATGTCCAAACGAGTGGAATAA